One window of the Penaeus vannamei isolate JL-2024 chromosome 31, ASM4276789v1, whole genome shotgun sequence genome contains the following:
- the LOC113823594 gene encoding TOM1-like protein 2 isoform X1 has translation MSFFGGNPFATPVGQKIEQATSETLASEDWGLNLEVCDLINESEEGPRDAVKAIRKRLTSQPKNYSVVMYTLTVLETCVKNCDKRFHVLVCSKDFVQELVKLIGPKNEPPPAVQEKVLSLIQSWADAFRHQPELAGVSQVYADLKHKGVEFPMTNLDTMAPILTPQRTVAAPEPRPPRVPTGVPTSPRRQAAHQPPPPQAAPVTLTAEQRAKLHSELDVVESNAKVLAEMLSELSPGKEHQDDAQLLQELHATCRAMQQRVVELVGRVNDDLLTADLLRINDNLNNLFLRYDRHMSKVKGISSPTRSPQQVPPTQQPPQIPPPQRAPQAEVSLIDLADEPPSAQLAGLTVGSSPKVKKNEDADFDMFAQSRTATYENAKVSGSSYQDNADVDVSGASLARTAQLRHNPQQKDSDFDAIEAWLNENPGEGQAGAGPRQEPISSSEFDRFLAERAAAADALPTITAATGSSGQRQRTMARDDKDNQMFAL, from the exons ATGTCGTTCTTTGGAGGCAACCCGTTTGCGACGCCTGTGGGCCAGAAAATCG AACAGGCCACATCCGAGACCCTTGCTTCCGAAGACTGGGGGCTGAACTTGGAGGTGTGCGACTTGATTAATGAATCCGAGGAGGGCCCCAGGGATGCTGTCAAGGCAATCAGGAAGCGTCTCACGAGCCAGCCCAAGAACTATAGTGTGGTCATGTACACTCTGACA GTACTAGAGACTTGTGTCAAGAATTGTGACAAGCGTTTCCATGTCCTTGTCTGTAGCAAAGATTTTGTACAAGAACTGGTTAAACTTATAG GTCCCAAGAACGAGCCACCACCGGCAGTACAAGAGAAAGTCTTGTCACTTATCCAGTCCTGGGCTGATGCTTTCCGTCACCAGCCTGAGCTTGCGGGAGTTAGTCAG GTGTATGCTGACCTGAAGCACAAAGGTGTGGAGTTCCCCATGACCAATCTTGACACCATGGCACCCATCCTGACTCCACAGCGG acGGTAGCAGCTCCAGAACCTCGTCCTCCTCGTGTGCCCACTGGAGTACCCACTTCCCCTCGACGTCAAGCAGCCCACCAGCCTCCACCTCCTCAAGCTGCACCTGTCACCCTAACAGCAGAACAACGAGCCAAGCTGCACAGCGAACTAGATGTCGTGGAGTCAAATGCAAAAGTTTTAGCTGAGATGTTGTCTGAACTTTCACCAGGCAAGGAGCACCAGGATGATGCTCAGCTGCTGCAG GAATTACATGCAACCTGCCGAGCAATGCAGCAACGTGTGGTAGAACTTGTTGGTCGTGTGAATGATGACCTCCTCACAGCTGACTTACTGCGTATAAATGACAACCTTAATAATCTTTTCCTAAG ATATGACCGTCACATGAGCAAGGTGAAGGGCATTAGCAGTCCCACGAGATCCCCCCAGCAGGTCCCCCCTACGCAGCAGCCCCCCCAGATTCCACCCCCGCAGCGAGCTCCACAAGCGGAGGTGTCCTTGATTGATCTGGCTGACGAACCTCCCTCGGCCCAGCTAGCCGGTCTTA CTGTTGGAAGCTCTCCTAaagtgaagaaaaatgaagatgcaGACTTTGATATGTTTGCACAGTCACGAACTGCAACTTATGAAAATGCAAAAGTcag CGGCAGCAGCTACCAGGATAATGCTGATGTGGACGTAAGTGGTGCCTCACTTGCCCGCACAGCACAGCTTAGACACAATCCG CAACAGAAAGACAGTGACTTTGACGCGATAGAAGCCTGGCTAAATGAAAAT CCTGGTGAGGGACAAGCTGGTGCTGGACCAAGACAGGAGCCCATATCGTCATCAGAATTTGATCGCTTCCTTGCTGAGCGAGCAGCTGCTGCTGATGCTTTGCCGACCATCACTGCGGCCACGGGCTCCTCAGGTCAGCGGCAACGAACAATGGCCCGCGACGACAAGGATAACCAGATGTTTGCCCTTTAG
- the LOC113823594 gene encoding TOM1-like protein 2 isoform X2 translates to MSFFGGNPFATPVGQKIEQATSETLASEDWGLNLEVCDLINESEEGPRDAVKAIRKRLTSQPKNYSVVMYTLTVLETCVKNCDKRFHVLVCSKDFVQELVKLIGPKNEPPPAVQEKVLSLIQSWADAFRHQPELAGVSQVYADLKHKGVEFPMTNLDTMAPILTPQRTVAAPEPRPPRVPTGVPTSPRRQAAHQPPPPQAAPVTLTAEQRAKLHSELDVVESNAKVLAEMLSELSPGKEHQDDAQLLQELHATCRAMQQRVVELVGRVNDDLLTADLLRINDNLNNLFLRYDRHMSKVKGISSPTRSPQQVPPTQQPPQIPPPQRAPQAEVSLIDLADEPPSAQLAGLTVGSSPKVKKNEDADFDMFAQSRTATYENAKVSGSSYQDNADVDVSGASLARTAQLRHNPPGEGQAGAGPRQEPISSSEFDRFLAERAAAADALPTITAATGSSGQRQRTMARDDKDNQMFAL, encoded by the exons ATGTCGTTCTTTGGAGGCAACCCGTTTGCGACGCCTGTGGGCCAGAAAATCG AACAGGCCACATCCGAGACCCTTGCTTCCGAAGACTGGGGGCTGAACTTGGAGGTGTGCGACTTGATTAATGAATCCGAGGAGGGCCCCAGGGATGCTGTCAAGGCAATCAGGAAGCGTCTCACGAGCCAGCCCAAGAACTATAGTGTGGTCATGTACACTCTGACA GTACTAGAGACTTGTGTCAAGAATTGTGACAAGCGTTTCCATGTCCTTGTCTGTAGCAAAGATTTTGTACAAGAACTGGTTAAACTTATAG GTCCCAAGAACGAGCCACCACCGGCAGTACAAGAGAAAGTCTTGTCACTTATCCAGTCCTGGGCTGATGCTTTCCGTCACCAGCCTGAGCTTGCGGGAGTTAGTCAG GTGTATGCTGACCTGAAGCACAAAGGTGTGGAGTTCCCCATGACCAATCTTGACACCATGGCACCCATCCTGACTCCACAGCGG acGGTAGCAGCTCCAGAACCTCGTCCTCCTCGTGTGCCCACTGGAGTACCCACTTCCCCTCGACGTCAAGCAGCCCACCAGCCTCCACCTCCTCAAGCTGCACCTGTCACCCTAACAGCAGAACAACGAGCCAAGCTGCACAGCGAACTAGATGTCGTGGAGTCAAATGCAAAAGTTTTAGCTGAGATGTTGTCTGAACTTTCACCAGGCAAGGAGCACCAGGATGATGCTCAGCTGCTGCAG GAATTACATGCAACCTGCCGAGCAATGCAGCAACGTGTGGTAGAACTTGTTGGTCGTGTGAATGATGACCTCCTCACAGCTGACTTACTGCGTATAAATGACAACCTTAATAATCTTTTCCTAAG ATATGACCGTCACATGAGCAAGGTGAAGGGCATTAGCAGTCCCACGAGATCCCCCCAGCAGGTCCCCCCTACGCAGCAGCCCCCCCAGATTCCACCCCCGCAGCGAGCTCCACAAGCGGAGGTGTCCTTGATTGATCTGGCTGACGAACCTCCCTCGGCCCAGCTAGCCGGTCTTA CTGTTGGAAGCTCTCCTAaagtgaagaaaaatgaagatgcaGACTTTGATATGTTTGCACAGTCACGAACTGCAACTTATGAAAATGCAAAAGTcag CGGCAGCAGCTACCAGGATAATGCTGATGTGGACGTAAGTGGTGCCTCACTTGCCCGCACAGCACAGCTTAGACACAATCCG CCTGGTGAGGGACAAGCTGGTGCTGGACCAAGACAGGAGCCCATATCGTCATCAGAATTTGATCGCTTCCTTGCTGAGCGAGCAGCTGCTGCTGATGCTTTGCCGACCATCACTGCGGCCACGGGCTCCTCAGGTCAGCGGCAACGAACAATGGCCCGCGACGACAAGGATAACCAGATGTTTGCCCTTTAG